From the Tripterygium wilfordii isolate XIE 37 chromosome 6, ASM1340144v1, whole genome shotgun sequence genome, one window contains:
- the LOC120000231 gene encoding ultraviolet-B receptor UVR8-like — MDATTGGTPAIQYHTNIPDQPIAAIVVAAPVSTFQRSQRHCFGDSHPGEFPLAANPSIVLHVLTACNLDPQDLAKLEATCSFFRQPANFSPDFELSISELAAFDMCQKRAIFKPMTAEERQDLKQKCGGSWKLVLRFLLAGEACCRREKSQAIAGPGHSIAVTSMGAVYSFGSNSSGQLGHGNTEEGTTEEEWRPRQIRSLQGIRIIQAAAGAGRTMLISDAGQVYSFGKESFGEGEYGVQGSRLVTTPQLVESLKNIFVVQAAIGNFFTAVLSREGRVYTFSWGSDGKLGHQTDQNDAEPHPLLGALENIPVVQIAAGYCYLLCLACQPSGMSVYSVGCGLGGKLGHGARTDEKYPRLVEQFQLLNLQPAVVAAGAWHAAVVGRDGRVCTWGWGRYGCLGHGNEECESVPKVVEALSNVKAVHVATGDYTTFVVSEDGDVYSFGCGESASLGHNAAAPADGQGNRHANVLGPELVTSLKELNERVVQISLTNSIYWNAHTFALTESGKLYAFGAGDKGQLGVELVDNQTERGNPERVDINLS, encoded by the exons ATGGATGCCACAACGGGTGGAACTCCGGCTATACAATACCATACTAACATCCCTGACCAGCCAATTGCTGCCATTGTTGTTGCTGCTCCTGTATCAACATTTCAACGTTCTCAACGCCATTGTTTTGGGGACTCTCACCCCGGTGAATTTCCTTTGGCTGCCAACCCTTCAATAGTCCTTCATGTCCTCACCGCGTGTAATTTGGACCCTCAAGATCTTGCAAAACTTGAG GCAACATGTTCCTTCTTCAGGCAGCCTGCCAATTTCTCCCCCGACTTTGAATTGTCTATCTCAGAGCTTGCTGCATTCGACATGTGCCAAAAGAGAGCCATATTTAAGCCAATGACAGCCGAAGAGCGTCAGGACTTGAAACAAAAATGCGGGGGTTCATGGAAATTGGTTCTTAGATTTTTGCTGGCTGGAGAAGCATGTTGCAGGAGGGAGAAGTCCCAGGCCATAGCTGGGCCTGGTCACAGTATTGCTGTGACTTCAATGGGAGCAGTTTACTCCTTTGGCTCTAATAGCTCTGGACAACTTGGGCACGGAAACACTGAAGAAGGAACCACTGAAGAAGAATGGCGGCCCCGACAAATTAG ATCCCTGCAAGGTATTCGTATCATCCAAGCAGCTGCGGGGGCTGGTCGGACAATGCTGATTAGCGATGCAGGACAGGTCTATTCTTTTGGAAAGGAATCGTTTGGGGAAGGTGAATATGGTGTTCAAGGAAGTAGACTTGTTACAACCCCACAGTTGGTTGAGTCtttgaaaaacatatttgtagTGCAAGCTGCAATTGGGAATTTCTTTACCGCTGTGTTGTCAAGAGAAGGCAGGGTTTACACATTTTCCTGGGGAAGTGATGGAAAACTTGGTCATCAAACTGATCAGAATGATGCAGAACCCCATCCTTTGTTGGGGGCACTAGAAAACATTCCTGTGGTTCAAATTGCTGCCGGATACTGCTATCTTCTTTGTCTGGCCTGTCAACCTAGTGGAAT GTCAGTATACTCCGTTGGGTGTGGCTTGGGTGGGAAGCTTGGGCATGGGGCGAGAACTGATGAAAAGTATCCGCGACTAGTTGAACAGTTTCAGTTGTTGAACCTTCAGCCGGCAGTTGTTGCTGCTGGTGCTTGGCATGCTGCTGTGGTGGGTCGAGATGGACGGGTTTGCACTTGGGGTTGGGGTCGATACGGATGCTTGGGCCATGGGAATGAAGAATGTGAATCGGTTCCCAAGGTGGTGGAAGCATTGAGCAATGTCAAAGCTGTTCATGTTGCCACAGGAGACTACACTACGTTTGTGGTGTCTGAAGATGGTGATGTGTACTCGTTTGGGTGTGGCGAATCTGCTAGTCTTGGGCATAACGCCGCTGCTCCTGCTGATGGACAG GGAAATAGGCATGCAAATGTATTGGGTCCAGAGCTAGTAACCTCACTGAAGGAGCTGAACGAACGGGTTGTGCAAATCAGCCTCACCAATTCCATATACTGGAATGCCCACACATTTGCACTCACTGAATCCGGAAAGCTTTATGCATTTGGGGCAGGAGACAAAGGGCAGCTGGGCGTAGAACTTGTTGACAACCAGACTGAAAGGGGGAATCCAGAACGGGTCGATATCAATCTTAGTTAA
- the LOC119999687 gene encoding uncharacterized protein LOC119999687, producing the protein MSKKTAKDMRWHEQRRVDDGILRHPADSIAWKSFDEQHKSFSEDPRNIRLGLASDGFNPYGNMSTSYSIWPVVLVPYNLPPWLCMKQPYFMMTLLIPGRKCPENDIDVYLQPLIKELLELWEVGVHTYDAYAQQNFQLHAAVMWTINDFSAYDNLSGWVTKGKLACPCCHKDTSYLSIRSKLCYMGHRHFLPIDHPWRRNKGSFNGEIEDRLAPQMLTGDGVLDQLCFFKGVIFGKGQKRKRIDCDNVYNWKKKSIFFQLPYWKTLQLRHNLDVMHIERNVSNNVLGTLMNMAGKTKDTIKSRYDLVDMGIRETLHPHVEGNKIILPAACYVLPPSAKIKFCNFLANLRVSDGFLSNISRCVNVGEKKIHGLKCHDHHVFFQRILPLSITGLLPKEVCEPLTELSNFFNNLCSKSLRLEDLDQLEEHIPRTLCKLETIFPPAFFDVIIHLPIHLAKEAKIAGPVNYRWMYPIERYLRTLKKYVRNKARPEGSIAEGYILDECSKFCARYLNSMETKFNKAPRNDDGGISNHGLSIFRKFGRPKGAYILYELSFEEYDQARMYVLQNCDEVWPFIEEHKTEISMLSQRNALERHYKEFHT; encoded by the exons atgtcaaaaaaaaCTGCAAAGGACATGAGATGGCATGAGCAGAGGCGTGTTGATGATGGGATATTAAGACATCCAGCAGATTCTATTGCTTGGAAATCGTTTGATGAGCAACACAAGTCTTTTTCTGAGGATCCAAGGAACATACGACTTGGTTTAGCAAGTGATGGGTTCAATCCTTATGGGAACATGAGCACTTCATACAGCATTTGGCCAGTCGTGCTAGTTCCATATAACTTACCTCCTTGGTTATGCATGAAGCAACCTTACTTCATGATGACACTTCTTATTCCAGGACGTAAATGTCCAGAAAATGACATAGATGTCTACTTACAGCCTTTGATCAAAGAGTTATTGGAGCTTTGGGAGGTTGGGGTTCATACATATGATGCATATGCACAACAAAATTTCCAGTTACATGCTGCTGTAATGTGGACCATTAATGATTTTTCGGCATATGATAACTTATCTGGATGGGTGACTAAAGGAAAACTAGCTTGTCCATGTTGCCATAAAGACACTAGCTATCTTTCAATCAGAAGCAAGCTATGTTATATGGGCCACCGTCATTTCTTGCCAATTGATCATCCTTGGAGACGTAATAAGGGATCATTCAATGGAGAAATTGAGGATCGGCTTGCACCTCAAATGTTGACAGGAGATGGAGTattagaccaattatgtttctTTAAAGGTGTTATATTTGGTAAAGGCCAAAAAAGAAAGCGCATTGACTGTGATAATGTCTACAAttggaaaaagaagagcattttcTTTCAACTTCCTTATTGgaaaacccttcaattacgtCATAATCTTGACGTTATGCATATTGAACGTAACGTTTCAAATAATGTTCTTGGAACTTTGATGAACATGGCAGGAAAGACAAAAGACACAATTAAGAGCCGTTATGATTTAGTAGACATGGGCATCAGAGAAACTCTTCATCCTCATGTTGAAGGAAATAAGATAATATTGCCTGCAGCGTGCTATGTCTTACCTCCAAGTGCAAAGAtcaaattttgtaattttttggcAAATCTAAGAGTTTCGGATGGTTTCTTGTCAAATATATCAAGATGTGTGAATGTTGGTGAGAAGAAGATTCATGGTTTAAAGTGTCATGACCATCATGTATTTTTTCAACGAATACTTCCACTTTCTATCACGGGGTTACTTCCAAAAGAGGTGTGTGAGCCATTGACTGAGTTAAGCAACTTTTTcaataacttatgttcaaagtCATTACGGCTTGAAGATTTAGACCAACTCGAAGAGCATATTCCTAGGACACTATGCAAGTTAGAAACAATATTTCCACCAGCCTTTTTTGATGTGATAATCCACTTGCCAATTCACTTGGCAAAGGAGGCTAAAATTGCTGGGCCTGTGAACTATAGATGGATGTATCCAATTGAAAG GTATCTACGTACACTTAAGAAATATGTTCGCAATAAAGCTCGTCCAGAAGGATCAATCGCAGAAGGATACATATTGGATGAATGCTCTAAGTTTTGTGCTAGATACCTTAATAGCatggaaacaaaatttaataaggcaccaagaaatgatgaTGGTGGTATCTCGAATCATGGCTTGtcaatttttagaaaatttggTCGTCCTAAAGGAGCTTACATATTGTATGAGTTAAGTTTCGAAGAATATGATCAAGCTCGTATGTATGTGCTCCAAAATTGTGATGAAGTCTGGCCTTTTATCGA GGagcataaaactgaaatttcaaTGCTAAGCCAAAGAAATGCATTGGAAAGGCATTACAAAGAGTTTCACACCTGA